DNA from Mycobacterium bourgelatii:
CGCCAGCGCCACCAAACCCACCGACATTGCTCGGCCGCACGCCGCCGGCGCCGCCGGCCCCGCCGGCGCCATACAACCAGCCACCCGCACCACCGTCACCACCGCGCCCACCGTGCGCATCCACATCCGCATTAACGACTGCACCGTTGCCGCCCGCCCCGCCCGCACCACCGACACCCAGCAACCCCGCGTCACCACCGGCACCACCGGCCCCGCCACCATGACCAACCAGAGCAGACCCGCCAGCACCGCCGACACCACCATCGCCATACAACCAACCGCCATGACCGCCGGCCCCACCATCACCACCGACCCCAGCGAAATCACCCGCCACTGCACCACCCAGCCCAAACCCGCCAACCCACCCCAGCCATCCCCACCATGCACCACCCACCACCCCGCCACTGGTGCCCCCCCACCACCACCATGACCGCCCACCCACCCCACCCACCCCCACCACCCACCGGCACCCCCATTCCCATACAGCCAGCCGCCATTACCCCCGCACCACCGCTTTCACCCGGACCACCCACACCGCCAGCCCCACCATGGCCGATCAACCCCGCCGACCCCCCAGCACCACCAGCCTGACCAACCCCGCCATCACCGCCCCTACCACCATTGCCGTACAACAACCCACCAGCCCCACCCGGCAAACCCGGACCCCCATCAACCCCATCACCAACCAACGGCCGCCCCCACCACGCCACACTCTGCGCATCCCAAACCTCCTGAAAGTACGCGCTGGCTCCGCCGCAACGACACACGACGCAATCACCACGAGGATTTCTGACGCACACGGTCAGACGAAGTCTGCAACCCTGCTTAACCAGCAGACAGACTCGTCCTACCCAACGCGACTAAACACTTGGCGCACAGTCTGATTGGAGTTTCCGAATTCACCGGGGCGGTTCACCCAGACTTTCGACGACATCAGGAATCCGCCTTTGACTTCCAGCGATACGCCTTCAGACACAACGCTCTTACTACGCCCGGCCCTCAACTCTCAGCCCGACTCGTACACCACTTCCGTGGACGCAACCGCTGCGGCGCTACCGGCCCGTCAGTTTTGCTCAGGCGGACCGCCGCTGCTCAACACTCGTGCTTTCAACAGCGTGAGCTCCGAAATCCCTAGCGCCGAAACCCAATCCGGCCTCATCGATGTACTCGCAGACGGTGAGAAGATCGACGGAGTAATTGGTCAAATAGGCCCACTTCCGTAAGCCGTGCAGGACAGGGGCGATAGCGTGAAAATGCACCTTCGGTCGGCTAATCTCCACATACCCTCCGCCGCCCAAGCCGTCTCTGGCGATGACGCCGATGAGTTGGCCCGCGCCCAGCACGTTGCCCCGGAAACGCAGTTGGTAAAGCTTTCCATCGGGACCACGCAAGCCATCCGATAGTACGTAATCCCCCTCCATGAGACCCCTTCCTCTCTTGCCTAGTTTCTTGCCCAGTTCAGGCGTCCGTTGCCGAGCTACGCCAAGAGTCGGAGTCGATGGACGACAGCGGGTGCTCGCACAAGAACAACCTCGCGGTAAAACCGGCATTCTTTACCGCGTCCAGCACATCCAGGGTGTCGACTGGAAGCGAACTCTCAATGACGAGTACCCCGGTGCGCGCACTAGCTTCGGCCGCTTCTACTCCTCGAGCCTGAGCTACTGCATCCAAGACTGCCATTTCGCATTCTCCGCAGCACATTCCATCCACCTTGTACGGCTTGGAAATCATGGCTGCGCTCCTAAGTTAACAGAAAGCGGTGTTGGTCGCCAGCTTGAATTTGGGCGGACAGAGTCACTGTATGACGCGCCAAAACTACCTTGCCTACCGCAGCAGACTCTACATAAGTTTGCAGTCAGAAGGAAATCGAATTTTGCCTGCTTTTCGAAAGCCGTTACGAGTCGCATAACAATTATGGCGCTATAGCGCCCAACTAGCCCTGGCGAACCCGAGAACAGGTTTTGGTTGACGAAAATAAACAGCTATAGCGCCCTATCAGGCGTCTATTTACAGACCGTTTGCGCGAGCAGGAATAGCCCATCTGGGACTAGCTCAGCATCGCAGCGCAAGTCGACATTTGTTGCTCCGGCCGTTCATGTTGAAGCATCTACGAGGGAGACCGTTATAGGGTGGCGCGAAGATCCAGGGATGCGCGCCAGGCAGGTACCTCGTGGCCAAGTCTCGAGAGTAAGCCGCGTGGATGGGTAGAGCCGGCCGAGGAGGCGACCCCCAGGAAACTACGTGGTGGTGGCGCCACGTGCAGGAATCGAACGCAACCTGGCGCACCCCTCCTGCTAGAGACAGCCGGTGCAGTAGAACCCGTATTCAGCTGCTCGGGGCGCAGAGTTCGATCTTAGAAAAGCAACGCGATATTGCCTTCGACCGGACGATTCAAATTCCCTTGCACTGCCCTTTCCAAGCTTTTGACCATGCTGCCCGTGCCACCGTCTCGCACGCCACTCATGCGCATGGTATGAACTTGGGCGGATGCCATCTCGCCCCCAAGACGAATGCTCGCCCCCAGCGAGCTCGTGCCATATCCGTGCAACGTATTCTCACCTACAGTTGATGGG
Protein-coding regions in this window:
- a CDS encoding heavy-metal-associated domain-containing protein: MISKPYKVDGMCCGECEMAVLDAVAQARGVEAAEASARTGVLVIESSLPVDTLDVLDAVKNAGFTARLFLCEHPLSSIDSDSWRSSATDA